The following are encoded together in the Portunus trituberculatus isolate SZX2019 chromosome 25, ASM1759143v1, whole genome shotgun sequence genome:
- the LOC123508772 gene encoding uncharacterized protein LOC123508772, whose amino-acid sequence MFLKGVLIAVAVVCVSSLPRARRDSTPEEYELPANATAILRRGIRTGFVCDGKVYGFYADPDNACQIFHLCYPYVDADLVVKLRMFSFICGPQLVFDQEKLVCDFPENSVPCEAAPSLYSINNFFGREELNFREGPPPPLPEQPDFQLQTFGEFRQVLAETAATLNDPPRRS is encoded by the exons ATGTTCCTCAAGGGCGTGTTAATTgcag TGgccgtggtgtgtgtgtcttcgcTGCCCAGAGCTCGCCGGGACTCAACGCCAGAGGAATATGAGCTGCCGGCCAACGCTACTGCCATCCTGCGCCGCGGCATTAGGACTGGCTTTGt GTGTGACGGCAAGGTGTATGGGTTCTACGCTGACCCAGACAACGCGTGCCAAATCTTCCACCTGTGCTACCCTTACGTGGACGCCGACCTGGTGGTGAAGCTCAGAATGTTCTCCTTCATCTGTGGTCCTCAGCTGGTGTTTGATCAGGAGAAGCTG GTATGTGACTTCCCGGAGAACTCGGTGCCGTGTGAGGCCGCTCCATCCTTGTACAGCATCAACAATTTCTTCGGAAGGGAGGAGCTCAACTTCCGCGAgggcccgccgccgccactcccCGAGCAGCCTGACTTCCAACTACAGACCTTCGGGGAGTTTCGTCAAGTCCTCGCCGAAACTGCCGCGACACTGAATGATCCACCTCGCCGCTCTTAA